GATCGGCCAGTCTGCCGATGGACAGGAACCGGTGCAAGTCCTGATTGCCTACCATTCTTTGTCCGGTCATACGGAAAAAATGGCTGATGCGGTCGCACAAGGGGCTCGGGTGGTGCCTGGTACCCAGGTGATCGTCAAACGAGTCGGGCAGGTGACGTCGGAGGAGTTATTTGCGGCAGATGCAATCGTGCTCGGTTCCCCGGTCTACTGGTCAAACATGGCCGGTGAGGTCAAGACGTTCATCGACGACTGGCAATTCAAGTTCGGGGTCTTTCCAGAGTTTAAGCTCAAGAATAAGGTTGGCGCGGCATTTGTCACTGGCGGTCAGATTTCCAGCGGGAAAGAGTTGACGATGCTATCCATGCTGGCGGCTATGCTCGGGAATTACATGGTTGTGGTCAGCGGCGGAGGGGCGTTCGGAGCCTCTGCGACGACGGAAGGCATGAGCCCGGGCATCGACGAACAGGAGTTGGCCTCAGCCAGGGAGTTGGGGGGGAGGGTTGCGGAAATTACGGCGGCGATCAAGCGCGGATTCACATTGGATCGGCCGCGCACAAGGTGAGCACCCAGCAATAGTTTGAGGCGGCACTTTTATGATGACACCGTGTTTCGGCAGGCACTCTCCAGCTGACTCTTTGCCAACGTGACAAGTTCATGAATGTTCTTCGCGCACCGACCGCAGCAGCCGGTATCCCGCAATCCAAATTCTGCAACGATTTGTCGAGTCGTCAGGCATCCCTGGCGACCGGCTTCTCGCACGTCTGATTCCGTTAAGCCCTTACATAGGCAAACATACATGAGTGGTGTCTCCCACTACGGATCTTTTTGCCGAATGCGCGGCGAGTGTTCGATACTGATAACCGTTCTCAACTATGGCAAGTATACCGGC
This genomic interval from Nitrospira sp. contains the following:
- a CDS encoding NAD(P)H-dependent oxidoreductase encodes the protein MRQMWRVLLLCAASFAAIPMIGQSADGQEPVQVLIAYHSLSGHTEKMADAVAQGARVVPGTQVIVKRVGQVTSEELFAADAIVLGSPVYWSNMAGEVKTFIDDWQFKFGVFPEFKLKNKVGAAFVTGGQISSGKELTMLSMLAAMLGNYMVVVSGGGAFGASATTEGMSPGIDEQELASARELGGRVAEITAAIKRGFTLDRPRTR